One genomic window of Diospyros lotus cultivar Yz01 chromosome 8, ASM1463336v1, whole genome shotgun sequence includes the following:
- the LOC127808404 gene encoding berberine bridge enzyme-like 14 — protein MGSHATTSKHNYSQDMRASMSLILSLVSLLLLDVASANSDPIPGSFLRCLSQNSQPNPPISSVVYAPENSSYASVLRSYIRNLRFVSPSTPKPFFIVAPTHVSHIQASILCCKANGLQIRIRSGGHDYDGLSYVSDSPFVILDMFNLRSVSVDFETETAWVESGATLGELYYEIAKKSGIHGFPAGVCPTVGVGGHFSGGGYGNMMRKYGLSVDNIVDAWLVDAKGRVLDRESMGEDLFWAIRGGGGASFAVIVSWKIKLVPVPERVTVFRLQMTLEQGLTRIVHKWQHIAEEIDNDLFIRIVVMPSGKKDHRTIKAKFVALFLGNSDRLLALVNEKFPELGLQRQDCIEMTWIESVLFWSNYANGTSVDVLLDRTPQSEKFLKKKSDYVQNPISESDLEGIWKKMIELKKTAMTFNPYGGRMSEIEESEIAFPHRAGNMFKIQYSVTWKEEGAEAAERSLNSIRRLYDYMSNHVSKSPRASYLNYRDVDLGVNQIGNTSYWEAIIWGRKYFKRNFERLVKVKTMVDPDEFFVYEQSVPSVGIWRDEAAEQM, from the coding sequence ATGGGAAGTCACGCAACAACAAGCAAGCACAACTATTCGCAAGATATGAGAGCTTCAATGTCTTTAATCCTTTCACTGgtttcacttcttcttctcgaTGTCGCCTCTGCAAATTCAGATCCTATCCCAGGGTCCTTTCTCCGATGTCTCTCACAGAATTCGCAGCCCAACCCACCAATCTCTTCGGTCGTCTACGCGCCGGAGAATTCTTCTTACGCCTCCGTTCTCCGATCTTACATAAGAAATCTGCGATTCGTCTCGCCGTCAACCCCGAAGCCTTTCTTCATCGTAGCCCCTACTCATGTATCGCACATTCAAGCATCAATACTATGCTGTAAAGCCAACGGCCTGCAAATCAGAATCCGAAGTGGCGGGCACGACTACGACGGACTTTCCTATGTTTCCGATTCTCCATTTGTAATCCTCGACATGTTCAATCTGCGATCAGTCAGCGTTGACTTCGAAACCGAGACGGCTTGGGTCGAATCCGGGGCCACGCTCGGAGAACTCTACTATGAAATTGCCAAGAAGAGCGGAATCCATGGCTTCCCGGCCGGAGTTTGCCCTACGGTCGGCGTCGGTGGACATTTCAGCGGCGGAGGGTACGGGAACATGATGAGAAAATATGGTTTATCAGTCGACAACATAGTCGATGCTTGGTTAGTCGACGCTAAAGGTAGAGTTCTTGACAGGGAGTCGATGGGGGAAGATCTGTTTTGGGCAATTagaggcggcggcggcgcaAGCTTTGCAGTGATTGTTTCATGGAAAATCAAGTTGGTTCCTGTTCCAGAAAGGGTCACAGTTTTCAGGCTCCAAATGACCTTAGAACAGGGTTTAACCCGCATTGTTCATAAATGGCAACACATTGCCGAAGAGATCGACAATGACCTTTTCATTAGGATTGTGGTAATGCCATCAGGCAAGAAAGATCACAGAACAATCAAAGCCAAATTCGTGGCCTTGTTTCTCGGAAACTCAGACAGGCTTTTGGCTCTGGTAAACGAGAAATTTCCAGAATTGGGCTTACAGCGCCAAGACTGCATTGAAATGACATGGATTGAATCGGTCCTTTTCTGGTCCAACTACGCCAATGGAACATCGGTGGATGTCCTGCTCGACAGAACGCCGCAATCAGAAAAATTCCTGAAGAAGAAATCCGACTACGTACAGAATCCAATCTCCGAATCAGATCTGGAAGGAATATGGAAGAAGATGATTGAATTGAAGAAAACGGCGATGACATTCAATCCGTACGGGGGAAGAATGAGCGAGATTGAGGAGTCAGAAATTGCATTCCCGCATAGAGCAGGAAACATGTTCAAGATCCAGTATTCGGTGACTTGGAAAGAAGAAGGGGCGGAGGCGGCCGAGCGGAGCCTGAATTCGATCAGGAGGCTGTACGATTACATGTCGAATCACGTCTCGAAATCGCCGAGAGCATCGTATCTGAACTACAGAGATGTGGATTTGGGGGTGAACCAAATCGGGAACACGAGCTATTGGGAAGCCATAATATGGGGGAGAAAGTATTTCAAGAGGAATTTCGAGAGATTAGTGAAGGTGAAGACGATGGTGGATCCGGATGAGTTCTTCGTGTATGAACAGAGCGTTCCTTCGGTTGGAATTTGGAGGGATGAAGCGGCAGAGCAAATGTAG
- the LOC127808405 gene encoding berberine bridge enzyme-like 21, whose amino-acid sequence MPSPFLLLLFFLPLSWAASPESAYNSFLRCLSNHSTQSPHRISSVLYSSGNSSFSTILQSRIRNRRFNRSTTPKPLIILTPLRKNHVQAAVLCTKSIGTQLRIRSGGHDYDGISYVSDTPFLILDLFKLRNITVDLRSQTAWVQAGATVGELYNKIASASDVHGFPAGICPTMGVGGHFSGGGYGNMLRKYGLSVDNIVDAEIVDVNGRILDRKAMGEDLFWAIRGGGGASFGVVLSYKIKLVPVPQIVTVFRVEKSLEENATDIVYRWQHVADKIDNNLFIRLVLQPVKRNGDKTVKASFMALFLGDAKRLMEVMKKGFPELGLVEDDCEEMSWIESVLYWAGFGRGTSADVLLDRSPESVEFLKRKSDYIQSPIPRNGFESIWKKMMELGETGLVFNPYGGKMSEIPANQTPFPHRAGNIFKIQYSVSWEEEGIDAERKHLDQIRSLYYFMAPFVSKSPRGAFFNYRDVDIGITHNGKNSYREGQVYGVKYFKGNFERLVKVKSEVDPGNFFRNEQSIPVSHQKGGTEEARDAVRLICHCFSLLVIALFC is encoded by the coding sequence ATGCCGTCAccatttcttctccttctcttctttcttccactTTCATGGGCAGCCTCGCCGGAATCCGCCTACAACTCCTTTCTCCGCTGCCTCTCTAACCACTCAACCCAATCACCGCACCGAATCTCCTCCGTCCTCTACAGCTCCGGCAACTCTTCCTTCTCCACCATCCTCCAATCACGCATCAGAAACCGCCGCTTCAACCGATCAACCACCCCGAAACCGCTCATCATTCTTACCCCGTTGCGCAAAAACCACGTCCAGGCTGCCGTGCTTTGCACCAAGAGCATTGGGACACAGCTCAGAATCCGAAGCGGCGGCCATGACTATGACGGAATCTCCTACGTCTCCGACACTCCGTTCCTAATCCTTGACCTCTTCAAGCTCCGAAATATCACCGTTGATCTGCGGAGCCAGACGGCTTGGGTTCAAGCCGGCGCCACAGTCGGCGAGCTCTACAACAAAATAGCTTCCGCCAGCGACGTGCATGGCTTTCCGGCCGGGATCTGCCCCACCATGGGCGTCGGAGGCCATTTCAGCGGCGGCGGCTACGGCAATATGCTCAGGAAATACGGGTTATCTGTGGATAACATTGTTGATGCTGAAATTGTCGATGTTAATGGCAGAATTTTGGACCGTAAGGCCATGGGCGAAGACCTGTTTTGGGCCATaagaggcggcggcggcgctAGTTTTGGCGTCGTATTATCGTATAAAATTAAGCTTGTCCCAGTGCCTCAAATTGTCACTGTTTTTCGGGTCGAAAAGAGTTTGGAAGAGAATGCAACCGACATTGTTTACAGATGGCAGCACGTTGCAGATAAGATCGATAATAATTTGTTCATCAGGCTTGTTCTGCAACCAGTTAAGAGAAATGGTGACAAGACTGTTAAAGCGTCGTTCATGGCGCTGTTCCTTGGCGATGCAAAGAGGCTCATGGAAGTGATGAAGAAAGGCTTCCCTGAATTGGGTTTGGTGGAAGATGATTGTGAAGAAATGAGCTGGATTGAATCTGTGCTTTACTGGGCGGGATTCGGCCGCGGGACTTCTGCCGACGTTCTGCTGGACAGAAGTCCTGAATCAGTCGAATTTCTGAAGAGAAAGTCAGATTATATTCAGTCGCCAATTCCAAGAAATGGGTTTGAAAGTAtatggaagaagatgatggaatTGGGAGAAACTGGACTTGTTTTCAACCCATACGGTGGGAAAATGAGTGAAATTCCTGCAAACCAAACGCCATTTCCTCACAGAGCTGGGAATATATTCAAGATCCAGTACTCAGTAAGCTGGGAAGAGGAAGGAATTGATGCAGAAAGAAAGCATCTTGATCAGATAAGAAGTTTATACTATTTCATGGCTCCTTTTGTGTCGAAGTCCCCAAGAGGAGCATTTTTCAATTACAGAGATGTTGACATCGGGATTACACACAATGGGAAGAACAGTTACAGGGAAGGCCAAGTCTATGGTGTGAAGTATTTCAAGGGTAATTTTGAGAGATTGGTGAAGGTGAAATCAGAGGTTGATCCAGGAAACTTCTTCAGGAATGAACAGAGCATTCCAGTCTCCCATCAGAAAGGAGGAACAGAGGAAGCTAGAGACGCAGTGAGGTTGATCTGTCACTGTTTCAGCCTCTTGGTGATTGCTTTGTTTTGCTAA
- the LOC127807158 gene encoding tetrahydroberberine oxidase-like — protein MASSMVFVLLKLTSLFCISFSVAASNSSPQHFLKCFQRTTGLLSTSNSNVIFTKNSSSYTSILQFSAHNLRFLTSSTPKPQVIVTPKHKSHIQAAVICSRENGFNLRTRSGGHDYEGLSYVSHAPFVTLDLHNLRSIRVDVKNHNAWVESGATVGELYHQIAEKSKSLGFPAGTCPTVGVGGHFSGGGFGTIFRKFGLAADNIVDALIVDVNGRILDRRSMGEDLFWAIRGGGGASFGVIFAWKVKLVPVPSTVTIFEVTRTLEQGATKLLQKWQTVADKLQEELFLHVVIGVLDATENSNKTVVVSFGALFLGGVDKLLTLMEEGFPELGVERDNCTEMSWIGSVLYYAGYSSDESYDILLNRTQTWKSFYKAKSDYVKEPISQTGWEGLWKIVLEDEAAVMILTPYGGKMSKIPESEIPFPHRRGNMFGIQYTTTWEEEEETGKHMKWIRRLYSYMTPYVSKSPRAAYLNYRDLDLGINSNNGNTSYAQASVWGLKYFKTNFKRLVHVKTRVDPSNFFRNEQSIPIFMPRGKGN, from the coding sequence ATGGCGAGCTCAATGGTCTTTGTGCTCCTCAAATTAACCTCCTTGTTTTGCATCTCATTTTCGGTGGCAGCTTCCAATTCAAGTCCCCAACACTTTCTCAAATGCTTTCAACGCACGACAGGTCTTCTTTCCACATCCAATTCCAATGTAATATTCACCAAAAACAGCTCGTCCTACACCTCCATCTTGCAATTTTCGGCTCATAACCTCAGGTTCTTGACATCTTCTACCCCCAAACCCCAAGTTATTGTCACGCCAAAGCATAAATCCCACATTCAAGCTGCCGTCATTTGCTCCAGAGAAAACGGCTTCAATTTACGAACCCGAAGTGGCGGCCATGACTATGAGGGCCTCTCTTATGTTTCTCATGCTCCATTCGTTACGCTTGATCTACACAACCTTCGGTCTATAAGAGTAGATGTGAAAAACCACAATGCCTGGGTTGAATCTGGTGCAACCGTGGGAGAATTATACCACCAAATTGCAGAGAAGAGCAAGAGTCTTGGCTTCCCAGCCGGTACTTGTCCCACAGTGGGTGTTGGCGGGCACTTCAGTGGCGGTGGATTCGGTACCATATTCAGAAAATTCGGCCTTGCTGCCGATAACATCGTGGATGCCCTGATAGTTGATGTCAATGGCAGAATTCTTGATAGAAGATCAATGGGGGAAGATCTCTTTTGGGCCATTAGAGGGGGAGGAGGAGCAAGCTTCGGAGTCATCTTTGCTTGGAAGGTAAAGCTGGTTCCTGTTCCATCAACGGTCACCATTTTTGAAGTAACGAGGACCTTGGAACAAGGCGCCACCAAGCTTCTCCAAAAGTGGCAGACTGTAGCAGACAAACTCCAGGAAGAGCTCTTTCTCCACGTCGTCATAGGAGTTCTTGATGCAactgaaaattcaaacaagacAGTCGTTGTTTCATTCGGGGCTTTGTTTCTCGGTGGGGTTGACAAACTCTTAACTCTGATGGAGGAGGGATTCCCGGAGCTGGGCGTGGAGCGAGACAACTGCACTGAGATGAGTTGGATTGGATCTGTACTTTACTATGCTGGCTACTCAAGCGACGAATCATATGATATTCTGCTGAACAGAACTCAAACATGGAAGAGCTTTTACAAGGCAAAATCAGACTACGTGAAGGAACCAATTTCACAAACCGGGTGGGAAGGGCTATGGAAGATCGTTCTTGAAGATGAGGCTGCAGTAATGATCTTGACACCTTATGGAGGAAAGATGAGCAAGATTCCAGAATCTGAGATTCCTTTCCCCCATAGAAGAGGAAACATGTTTGGAATTCAGTACACGACTActtgggaagaagaagaggaaacagGGAAGCATATGAAATGGATTAGAAGGCTTTATTCTTATATGACTCCTTATGTTTCAAAGTCTCCGAGGGCTGCCTATCTGAATTATAGGGATCTTGACCTGGGAATCAACAGCAACAATGGAAATACAAGCTATGCACAGGCAAGTGTTTGGGGATTGAAGTATTTCAAGACTAACTTCAAGAGACTTGTACATGTAAAGACCAGAGTCGATCCCAGTAACTTCTTTAGAAACGAGCAAAGTATCCCAATCTTTATGCCACGAGGGAAAGGAAACTAG